A stretch of Clostridia bacterium DNA encodes these proteins:
- a CDS encoding cysteine desulfurase produces MIYFDNSATTQLAPEVKETLIAYMNKTYGNPSSPYQEGRTARKELLKARAQVARTINAVPGDIDNQGELFFTGSGTEADNLAIMGSILAMDGSKRHLVTSVIEHPAVLNTFQYLERQGYDVEYLPVDSKGSISLDQFKAAVNNSTALVSIMYANNEVGTIQNIKEMAAYAHTVGAIFHTDAVQALGKIRIDVKELDVDLLTISGHKIYGPKGIGAMYVKQGIPMHPYIQGGHQEYGLRPGTENMLGIVGFSRACQLILEDFENENLEKQRLANLLEKGLKESIPDIYFNGNEACKIPGHVNVTFKFVEGESLLMSLNLKGIACSSGSACTTGSSEPSHVLTAMGLPPIEAQSSIRFTVGRYNTEEEVHYLVKEIPIIVERLRKMSPLARRSGV; encoded by the coding sequence ATGATATATTTCGATAATAGCGCAACTACACAATTGGCACCTGAAGTAAAAGAAACACTAATAGCATATATGAATAAGACGTATGGGAATCCTTCTAGTCCTTATCAGGAGGGAAGAACTGCCCGAAAGGAATTGCTAAAGGCAAGAGCACAAGTTGCCAGGACGATCAATGCAGTACCTGGCGATATTGACAATCAGGGAGAGTTATTCTTTACTGGGTCAGGGACAGAAGCGGATAATCTTGCCATAATGGGCTCCATATTGGCTATGGATGGTTCAAAAAGACATCTAGTAACGAGTGTAATTGAGCATCCGGCTGTTTTAAATACCTTTCAGTATTTGGAACGCCAAGGATATGATGTAGAGTATCTTCCTGTGGACTCAAAGGGAAGTATTTCATTGGATCAGTTTAAGGCTGCTGTCAATAATAGCACAGCTCTTGTTAGCATTATGTATGCGAACAATGAGGTGGGAACCATACAAAATATTAAAGAAATGGCAGCGTATGCACATACTGTAGGCGCTATCTTTCATACCGATGCGGTGCAAGCTTTAGGAAAAATTCGGATTGATGTAAAAGAGCTGGATGTTGATCTTTTGACTATATCTGGACATAAGATTTATGGCCCCAAAGGCATTGGAGCCATGTATGTAAAGCAGGGAATTCCTATGCATCCCTATATTCAAGGCGGACACCAAGAATATGGACTACGTCCTGGAACGGAGAATATGTTAGGAATTGTTGGTTTTTCAAGAGCTTGTCAACTGATTTTAGAAGACTTTGAAAATGAGAATCTCGAAAAGCAAAGACTTGCAAATCTTTTAGAAAAGGGACTAAAGGAATCCATTCCAGATATTTATTTTAATGGAAACGAAGCTTGTAAGATTCCGGGGCATGTAAACGTAACATTTAAATTTGTAGAAGGTGAGTCTCTTTTGATGTCTTTAAACTTGAAAGGCATTGCATGCTCAAGTGGTTCAGCTTGTACTACTGGATCAAGCGAGCCCTCACATGTGCTGACTGCGATGGGATTACCCCCCATTGAAGCTCAAAGTTCTATCCGCTTTACGGTCGGCCGGTATAACACAGAAGAAGAAGTACATTATTTGGTCAAAGAGATTCCAATTATTGTAGAAAGATTGCGAAAAATGTCTCCCTTGGCTAGAAGAAGTGGAGTTTGA
- a CDS encoding Rrf2 family transcriptional regulator — protein sequence MRISTKGTYGLRAMVDLAIFSQVKPVSLKKIAARQEISELYLEQIFSKLKKSGLVMSKRGIQGGYYLDREPKDIKVKDILEALEGDLSVVTCLANESEPCNRAEICPTKILWKRINRSVQRTLDAYTLEDLIVEAKYKDSDLL from the coding sequence GTGAGAATATCTACAAAGGGTACATACGGTTTACGAGCAATGGTTGATTTGGCAATTTTTAGTCAAGTTAAGCCAGTTTCACTAAAAAAAATTGCTGCTAGACAAGAAATATCTGAACTATATTTAGAACAGATTTTTTCAAAACTCAAAAAGAGCGGATTGGTCATGAGTAAGCGTGGTATTCAGGGCGGGTATTATTTAGACCGGGAACCTAAGGATATCAAAGTTAAAGATATACTCGAGGCCCTAGAAGGCGACCTATCTGTTGTTACATGTCTTGCAAATGAATCAGAACCATGTAATCGTGCTGAAATTTGTCCCACGAAAATACTTTGGAAAAGAATAAACCGTTCAGTACAAAGAACCTTAGATGCATATACTTTGGAAGACCTCATTGTCGAGGCAAAATACAAAGATAGCGACTTGTTGTAA
- a CDS encoding replication-associated recombination protein A, giving the protein MDIFDVVRKNEIKKNEPLAKRMSPRNFNEYIGQRHILAEGKMLRRVIDSDQLTSIILYGPPGTGKTALARLIARQTKADFQVLNAVTSGVKDIKEVVAGAKDNLGMYSKKSILFIDEIHRFNKSQQDALLPHVEEGLVVLIGATTENPYVEVNRALLSRSTIYRLNPLSSDELEQVLMGAVHDTKRGYGQLDVEITPEAMNHLTTMPNGDARMALNALELAVLTTTPNTEGVIRITLEVAQESIQKRAIAYDKAGDNHYDIVSAFIKSMRASKPDAALHYMLRMLKAGEDPRYITRRMMIFAAEDIGLMDPQALSIATAADYALKNLGLPEAYYPLSEACIYLSTVPKSNACKVALKDALQDIESADIGEVPPYLQDNNYPKPQKDSQEENLYIYPPEHNYQTDQEYMPNTLIGKKYYKERKDG; this is encoded by the coding sequence ATGGATATTTTTGATGTAGTTAGAAAAAATGAAATTAAGAAGAATGAACCACTGGCTAAGCGAATGAGTCCTAGAAATTTCAATGAATACATTGGACAAAGGCATATATTGGCAGAAGGTAAAATGCTGCGCCGCGTCATTGATTCAGATCAGTTGACATCTATTATTCTGTATGGACCGCCAGGAACGGGGAAAACGGCCTTAGCAAGACTGATTGCCAGACAGACCAAGGCTGATTTTCAAGTCTTGAATGCAGTTACTTCAGGCGTTAAAGATATCAAAGAGGTTGTAGCTGGTGCTAAAGATAACTTAGGTATGTACAGCAAAAAGAGCATTCTCTTTATTGATGAAATCCATCGATTCAATAAGAGCCAACAAGATGCTCTTTTACCTCACGTTGAAGAAGGATTAGTAGTATTAATCGGAGCTACAACAGAAAACCCCTATGTCGAAGTGAATAGAGCCTTGCTTTCAAGATCAACTATATATCGATTAAATCCACTATCTTCAGATGAGTTAGAGCAGGTTCTAATGGGAGCAGTTCACGACACAAAACGTGGATATGGACAATTAGATGTTGAAATCACGCCAGAAGCGATGAATCATCTAACAACCATGCCTAATGGAGACGCGAGGATGGCGCTGAATGCATTAGAATTGGCTGTCTTAACTACGACCCCTAATACAGAAGGGGTAATTCGCATAACCTTAGAAGTTGCTCAAGAATCGATCCAAAAAAGAGCGATTGCATATGATAAGGCTGGAGACAACCATTATGATATTGTTTCAGCATTTATTAAGAGTATGCGTGCTTCGAAACCGGATGCTGCTTTACACTATATGCTTAGGATGCTTAAGGCTGGTGAAGACCCACGGTATATAACACGTCGTATGATGATATTTGCTGCAGAAGATATTGGTTTGATGGATCCTCAGGCACTTAGCATTGCGACTGCTGCTGATTATGCTTTGAAGAATTTAGGACTACCGGAAGCCTACTATCCATTAAGTGAAGCTTGCATTTATCTAAGTACGGTGCCCAAATCCAATGCTTGCAAAGTTGCCCTGAAAGACGCATTACAAGATATTGAAAGTGCAGATATAGGGGAAGTTCCTCCATATTTGCAAGATAATAATTACCCTAAGCCTCAAAAAGACAGTCAAGAAGAAAACCTTTACATCTATCCACCAGAACATAATTATCAGACAGATCAAGAGTATATGCCCAATACATTAATTGGAAAAAAATATTATAAAGAGAGAAAAGATGGATAA
- a CDS encoding metal-sensitive transcriptional regulator: MPEDNTELRKALVVRFKKIRGQILGIQRMLPEKSCKDIFIQLSAAKSALDKASLLVLENHMHTCVLGAEDESSLEDQKASLISFIRNYKYGKNVIPVIRQDLDILLDESARKTSIVIETIEDFKENRCADVLSNTSEIRELLSRVGLILFEQEIENTLMKREDSDEYDSLERILNMAKKFII, encoded by the coding sequence ATGCCAGAAGATAATACTGAATTACGCAAAGCGCTTGTCGTAAGGTTCAAAAAAATTAGAGGTCAGATACTGGGTATTCAGCGAATGTTGCCGGAAAAATCCTGTAAAGATATTTTTATACAATTATCTGCAGCAAAATCGGCACTAGATAAGGCTTCACTATTGGTCTTGGAAAATCACATGCATACCTGTGTTTTGGGTGCTGAAGATGAATCTTCCTTAGAAGACCAAAAAGCAAGCCTGATCTCATTTATTCGCAACTACAAATACGGGAAAAACGTTATTCCTGTTATCAGACAAGACTTGGATATATTATTAGATGAATCTGCTAGAAAAACTAGTATCGTGATAGAGACCATAGAAGATTTTAAAGAGAATCGTTGTGCGGATGTACTAAGCAATACTTCTGAAATTCGCGAGCTTCTAAGTAGAGTCGGACTAATTCTGTTTGAACAGGAAATCGAGAACACCTTAATGAAAAGAGAGGATTCAGATGAATACGATTCCTTGGAGCGAATTTTGAACATGGCAAAGAAGTTTATCATTTAA
- a CDS encoding tRNA threonylcarbamoyladenosine dehydratase, translating into MESQHHRTEILIGASGMEKLRNSHVLVVGVGGVGSFVVEGLVRAGIGTLTLVDFDTIQISNLNRQIMAYHSTLGRKKVDVLAERIADINPEATVYTLDKRYSDLSLDLGNYDYIVDAIDSVDDKVDLIEQAIHCNSPIISSMGTGNKLDNTRFLIEDISKTHTCPLARTVRRKLKLRGINKGVNVLFSSSPIRLDIRERALGEIGSISTVPSVAGLMLANKVLKDLLEKEV; encoded by the coding sequence ATGGAAAGCCAACATCACAGAACGGAAATACTTATCGGCGCATCAGGTATGGAAAAATTAAGAAATAGTCATGTGCTCGTGGTCGGAGTTGGTGGTGTTGGTTCTTTCGTTGTGGAAGGATTGGTTAGAGCAGGAATAGGTACTTTGACTTTAGTAGATTTCGACACGATACAAATCAGCAATCTGAATAGACAGATTATGGCTTATCATTCTACTTTGGGACGAAAAAAAGTGGATGTACTTGCAGAACGTATAGCAGATATTAACCCGGAAGCTACTGTTTATACGTTGGATAAAAGATATTCGGACTTGTCTTTAGATCTGGGTAATTATGATTATATCGTTGATGCTATTGATTCAGTGGATGATAAGGTTGATTTAATTGAACAGGCCATTCATTGTAATTCACCCATCATATCATCCATGGGAACTGGCAACAAGCTTGACAACACCCGGTTTTTGATTGAAGATATCTCCAAAACCCATACTTGTCCTCTTGCTAGGACTGTGCGACGTAAATTAAAGTTGCGAGGCATTAACAAAGGGGTAAACGTATTGTTCTCAAGCTCCCCAATCCGTTTAGATATAAGGGAACGTGCTTTAGGTGAAATCGGAAGTATATCTACAGTTCCCTCTGTTGCGGGGTTGATGTTGGCAAACAAGGTACTTAAGGATTTATTGGAAAAGGAAGTGTGA
- the aspS gene encoding aspartate--tRNA ligase, producing MKSMQRNVYCGDVNKQLETKQVILNGWVNKRRDHGGLIFVDLRDRSGIVQIVFNEELSKETLAVAESIRTEYVLAVKGTVVARAPEAVNDKMATGEIEVICDEIEVLNKAKTPVFEITDDVKVDENIRLKYRYLDLRRPEMQQNMILRHKVTMEMRKFLDEKGFLEIETPMLTKSTPEGARDYLVPSRVNPGEFFALPQSPQIFKQILMVSGMEKYFQIARCFRDEDLRADRQPEFTQLDMEMSFVKQEDIMLLIEEMMGRIFSETLGKTLPKSFPIITYKEAMDRYGSDKPDLRFGMELVDIGDVVSESEFKVFASVIKGGGQIKGIKAPGCATYSRRDIDALMDITSTYGAKGLAWIAYGAEGIKSPIKKFLSDEEMAGIKERMDAKEGDLLLFVADAPSVVAASLGALRLEFGRRLGLMDEDELNFCWLVDFPLFEYDEESARYVAIHHMFTAPKDEDVSLLDTDPLAVRAKAYDLILNGIELGGGSIRIHQKDMQQKIFDLIGFSHEEAQEKFGFMLDAFEYGAPPHGGVAFGLDRMIMLMRNRDSIRDVIAFPKTQSASDLMVNAPSPVVEKQLQELFIKTTIPNK from the coding sequence ATGAAAAGCATGCAAAGAAACGTATATTGTGGTGATGTAAACAAGCAACTTGAAACTAAACAGGTTATTCTTAATGGTTGGGTAAACAAGAGAAGAGACCATGGTGGTTTGATTTTTGTCGATTTGAGAGATCGAAGTGGGATTGTTCAAATCGTATTCAATGAAGAACTTTCTAAGGAAACCCTTGCTGTTGCTGAGTCAATACGTACAGAATATGTATTAGCAGTAAAAGGAACAGTGGTAGCAAGAGCACCAGAAGCCGTAAACGATAAAATGGCGACTGGAGAGATTGAAGTTATTTGTGATGAAATTGAAGTTCTAAATAAAGCGAAAACGCCAGTATTTGAGATTACCGACGATGTGAAAGTAGATGAGAACATACGCTTAAAATACCGCTATTTAGACCTTAGACGTCCTGAAATGCAGCAAAACATGATACTGCGTCACAAGGTAACGATGGAAATGAGAAAATTCTTAGATGAAAAAGGTTTCCTCGAAATTGAAACACCAATGTTGACCAAAAGTACACCAGAAGGAGCTAGAGACTACTTGGTACCTAGCCGTGTGAATCCTGGTGAATTTTTTGCATTACCTCAATCTCCACAGATATTCAAACAAATTCTGATGGTTTCTGGAATGGAAAAATATTTTCAAATTGCCCGTTGTTTCCGAGATGAAGATTTACGCGCCGACCGTCAGCCGGAATTTACGCAACTGGATATGGAAATGTCTTTTGTAAAACAAGAAGATATCATGTTGCTAATAGAAGAGATGATGGGACGGATATTCTCGGAAACACTTGGAAAAACGTTACCGAAAAGTTTCCCCATAATTACGTACAAAGAAGCGATGGACCGCTATGGATCTGATAAACCAGACTTGCGTTTTGGAATGGAATTGGTGGATATTGGTGATGTTGTTTCTGAATCTGAGTTTAAGGTATTTGCATCTGTCATTAAGGGTGGAGGTCAAATCAAAGGAATTAAGGCACCTGGCTGCGCTACCTATTCCAGAAGGGATATTGATGCCTTGATGGACATTACATCTACTTACGGTGCCAAGGGCCTCGCCTGGATTGCATATGGTGCAGAGGGAATTAAATCACCGATCAAGAAATTCTTAAGCGATGAAGAAATGGCTGGAATTAAAGAACGTATGGACGCGAAAGAAGGAGATTTACTCTTATTTGTTGCCGATGCACCTAGTGTCGTAGCAGCTTCACTTGGGGCTCTAAGATTAGAGTTCGGACGACGTCTTGGCTTGATGGATGAAGATGAGCTGAATTTCTGCTGGTTAGTAGACTTCCCCTTATTTGAGTATGATGAGGAAAGTGCAAGGTATGTAGCGATTCACCATATGTTTACTGCTCCTAAAGATGAAGATGTGTCCTTGTTGGATACCGACCCCCTAGCGGTTAGAGCAAAAGCGTATGATTTAATTCTAAATGGTATAGAATTAGGTGGTGGCTCCATCCGGATACACCAAAAAGATATGCAACAGAAGATTTTTGATTTGATTGGCTTTAGTCACGAAGAAGCCCAAGAGAAGTTTGGATTCATGCTTGATGCTTTTGAATACGGTGCGCCCCCACACGGTGGAGTAGCATTTGGATTAGACCGTATGATAATGCTTATGAGAAATAGAGACAGCATCCGCGACGTAATCGCTTTCCCCAAAACGCAAAGTGCATCCGACCTGATGGTCAATGCTCCCAGTCCAGTGGTAGAAAAGCAATTACAGGAGCTGTTCATTAAAACAACTATCCCAAACAAGTAG
- a CDS encoding histidine--tRNA ligase codes for MAITRPKGTNDIMPDEMKLWHYMENIMREICQTYGYHEIRTPMFENTELFQRGVGETSDIVEKEMYTFQDKGKRSITLRPEGTASVVRAFVENRDYAEAQPTKYYYQGPMFRYSRPQAGRYRQFNQFGVEALGSKDPAIDAEVITLCMEFFERLGLKQLELHINSVGCKKCRPVHKQALKDYLTPHFDELCDTCKKRFDTNPLRIFDCKSDTCQAIVKNAPTITSCLCEECEDHLAELKSLLDASKIQYILDENLVRGLDYYTKTAFEIMVSDIGAQSSIGGGGRYDSLVEEVGGPDMPGIGFAVGLERTLLSMKAQEVPILDDLSQSVFIAAVSIAEKVPAYQLMQALRKEGIAAEMEVMGRSLKAQFKYANKQGFSHVVTVGDEEVKNMIYPLKDMKKKEERRLGVEEMIHTLKEEA; via the coding sequence ATGGCTATAACTAGACCAAAAGGTACTAATGATATCATGCCAGACGAGATGAAACTCTGGCATTACATGGAAAATATCATGAGAGAAATTTGTCAGACATATGGGTACCATGAGATAAGAACACCTATGTTTGAAAACACGGAGCTTTTTCAAAGAGGCGTGGGTGAGACTTCGGATATCGTGGAAAAGGAAATGTACACATTCCAAGATAAAGGAAAAAGAAGTATCACACTGAGACCAGAAGGAACAGCTTCTGTTGTTAGAGCTTTTGTGGAAAATAGAGATTATGCAGAAGCACAACCAACAAAATATTACTATCAAGGTCCTATGTTTCGCTATTCAAGACCACAAGCGGGTCGCTATCGTCAGTTTAATCAATTTGGTGTAGAAGCTCTAGGTTCAAAAGATCCAGCCATCGATGCAGAAGTAATTACGCTTTGTATGGAATTTTTTGAAAGATTGGGATTAAAGCAGTTAGAGTTGCACATTAATAGTGTTGGATGCAAAAAATGCCGTCCAGTTCACAAACAAGCGTTGAAGGATTATTTGACACCGCACTTTGATGAATTGTGTGATACCTGCAAGAAACGCTTCGATACCAATCCTTTGAGAATATTCGATTGTAAAAGCGATACTTGTCAAGCTATTGTTAAAAATGCCCCAACCATTACTAGCTGTCTTTGCGAAGAATGTGAGGATCATTTAGCAGAATTAAAGTCATTATTAGATGCCTCAAAAATACAATACATTCTAGACGAGAATTTAGTCCGGGGGCTTGACTATTACACCAAGACTGCTTTTGAAATTATGGTTTCTGATATAGGAGCCCAAAGCTCGATTGGAGGGGGTGGACGCTATGACTCATTGGTTGAGGAAGTGGGTGGCCCAGATATGCCAGGTATCGGCTTTGCTGTAGGTCTTGAAAGAACCTTATTGTCTATGAAGGCCCAAGAAGTACCTATACTTGACGATTTATCCCAAAGTGTATTTATAGCTGCTGTTAGTATTGCAGAAAAAGTCCCAGCGTATCAACTTATGCAAGCACTCAGAAAAGAGGGGATAGCTGCTGAGATGGAAGTGATGGGGCGTAGCTTGAAAGCACAATTCAAATATGCGAATAAACAAGGATTTAGTCATGTTGTAACAGTTGGAGATGAAGAAGTGAAAAATATGATCTATCCCTTGAAAGATATGAAGAAAAAGGAAGAAAGAAGACTTGGTGTTGAAGAAATGATTCACACCTTGAAGGAGGAAGCATAA
- a CDS encoding Ldh family oxidoreductase, with protein MNNVKYVDFETLERFMKRTLQSAGVPEKDAEIIADVLIQADKLGIDSHGINRLKPIYIDRINQGILNPITEIELVKESPTTAIFDGHNGMGHVVAKHAMETAIQKAKIYGMGMSAVRNSTHYGIAGYYALMATKENMIGITGTNARPSIAPTFGVDNMMGTNPLTFGIPTDEEFPFFLDCATSVTQRGKIEYYARNNMDTPNGLVIDRQGNEMTDSPQILKALVDGEAALLALGGSGEDTGGYKGYGYAAVVEILSAALAGGSFMKMLTGFDSEGNRIPYPLGHFFIAIDTDHFIGEKEFKKISGRIVKELRNSTVAPGAERIYTAGEKEHLTYLKRKVEGVPIGAELQKEIKELMKTYHMDDCGFPF; from the coding sequence ATGAATAATGTGAAGTATGTTGACTTCGAAACATTGGAAAGATTTATGAAGAGAACCTTGCAGTCTGCAGGGGTACCTGAAAAAGATGCTGAAATTATTGCAGACGTCTTGATTCAAGCAGACAAACTGGGCATTGATTCTCATGGCATTAATCGCTTGAAACCTATCTATATAGACCGGATTAATCAAGGGATTCTGAATCCCATAACAGAGATTGAATTGGTAAAGGAATCACCCACTACAGCCATATTTGATGGACACAATGGTATGGGACACGTTGTAGCTAAACATGCCATGGAAACCGCAATTCAAAAAGCAAAAATATATGGCATGGGTATGAGTGCTGTTAGAAATTCTACCCATTATGGCATAGCTGGTTATTATGCCTTGATGGCTACAAAAGAAAATATGATTGGCATCACGGGAACCAATGCAAGACCTTCGATTGCACCAACGTTTGGTGTAGATAATATGATGGGAACAAACCCCTTAACGTTTGGTATTCCGACAGATGAAGAATTTCCCTTCTTTCTAGATTGTGCTACTTCTGTCACCCAAAGAGGTAAGATAGAATATTATGCTCGAAATAATATGGATACACCGAACGGCTTAGTAATTGACCGGCAAGGCAACGAGATGACGGACAGCCCTCAAATCTTGAAAGCACTAGTCGATGGAGAGGCAGCGTTACTGGCTTTAGGCGGTAGTGGCGAAGATACAGGTGGTTACAAAGGGTATGGTTACGCAGCTGTAGTTGAAATCTTATCTGCAGCTTTAGCCGGAGGAAGCTTTATGAAGATGCTTACCGGTTTTGATAGCGAAGGCAATAGAATTCCCTATCCACTAGGACACTTTTTCATAGCCATCGATACAGATCACTTTATTGGAGAAAAAGAATTCAAGAAAATATCAGGTCGTATTGTCAAGGAACTAAGAAATTCGACAGTAGCACCTGGAGCAGAACGCATCTATACGGCTGGCGAAAAAGAACATTTAACCTACTTGAAACGGAAGGTAGAAGGAGTTCCTATTGGTGCTGAACTACAAAAGGAAATAAAGGAACTGATGAAAACCTACCATATGGATGATTGCGGGTTTCCCTTCTAG
- a CDS encoding MBL fold metallo-hydrolase — protein sequence MIYKRFTSGSIASCTYILGDEETKEAVMIDPGYTQKEADVFIEEEGLTLLHIIDTHGHADHVHNNGYFKEKYGADIMIHKLDAPSLTDQTTNLSEYLGYSLDGPPADVFIEEGDVIQFGSEELTVIHTPGHTPGSISLKRGKALFVGDLVFNGSVGRTDLTGGSSEQLMKTLKDKILTLPDETIIYSGHGYYDTTIGEQKKVNPFFQELMGGSNE from the coding sequence ATGATTTACAAAAGATTTACATCTGGAAGCATTGCTTCATGCACCTACATTCTAGGAGACGAAGAAACAAAAGAAGCAGTTATGATTGACCCTGGTTATACTCAAAAAGAAGCAGATGTATTTATTGAAGAGGAAGGGCTTACATTATTACATATTATTGATACACATGGACATGCTGATCATGTGCATAACAATGGATATTTTAAGGAAAAATATGGAGCGGATATTATGATACATAAGCTTGATGCGCCATCCTTAACTGACCAAACAACAAATTTAAGTGAATATTTAGGATATTCCTTGGATGGACCTCCGGCAGATGTATTCATTGAAGAGGGTGATGTAATTCAGTTTGGCTCAGAAGAGTTAACTGTTATTCACACGCCAGGCCATACACCAGGCAGTATAAGTTTAAAACGTGGGAAAGCATTATTCGTGGGTGACCTTGTCTTTAATGGTTCAGTGGGACGAACTGACCTAACGGGTGGAAGTTCAGAGCAATTAATGAAAACCTTGAAAGATAAGATTTTAACCTTGCCAGATGAAACAATCATATATTCAGGTCACGGTTACTACGATACAACCATTGGAGAGCAAAAGAAAGTGAATCCTTTTTTTCAAGAGTTGATGGGAGGAAGCAATGAATAA
- a CDS encoding D-tyrosyl-tRNA(Tyr) deacylase, whose amino-acid sequence MRAVVQRTRNSKVEVEGQIVGSIDKGMVVLLGVEDDDTEKDSSLMAKKIAKLRIYPDENGKLNHSIGEGKGEVLLISQFTLLGDARKGNRPSFSKAAEPKLANSLYLLVKKELETTYGLTVETGKFRCNMQVSLLNDGPVTILLDTKKQF is encoded by the coding sequence GTGAGAGCAGTCGTACAAAGAACAAGAAATAGCAAAGTGGAAGTAGAAGGTCAAATCGTAGGCAGTATTGACAAGGGCATGGTGGTTCTATTGGGTGTTGAGGACGATGATACTGAGAAGGATTCATCACTCATGGCTAAAAAAATCGCTAAATTAAGAATCTATCCTGATGAGAATGGAAAATTAAACCATTCTATCGGGGAAGGTAAGGGTGAAGTTTTGCTGATTTCCCAATTTACTCTTTTAGGGGATGCTAGAAAAGGCAATAGGCCAAGTTTTTCTAAAGCTGCTGAACCCAAGCTGGCGAATAGTTTATACCTGCTTGTGAAAAAAGAGTTGGAAACGACATATGGTTTAACAGTGGAGACAGGGAAATTTCGCTGCAATATGCAAGTTTCACTGCTTAATGATGGACCGGTAACAATTTTATTGGATACAAAAAAACAGTTCTAA